One genomic region from Anguilla rostrata isolate EN2019 chromosome 2, ASM1855537v3, whole genome shotgun sequence encodes:
- the si:ch211-141o9.10 gene encoding probable endonuclease 4 has translation MGPKKKGARKRKQEEENIGSEVEDEMAGEEPKEKGRKRKDKKRGKNKYIGAHVSISGGIWKAVGDCLALGGRSFALFLGSQRSWQRPPLNATAAEKFRKACVVNGFDPVHILPHGSYLMNCGSPKQDVFEKSQALLVEELSRCSALGLSLFNLHPGASLGTITTEQCQEKIAQALNHAHQQTPAVVTVLENMCGQGSTVGGQFSELRGIIDRVRDQSRVGVCLDTCHAFAAGYDLSAEGGVKSMLDEFDQVVGLSYLRGVHLNDSKGKLGCHLDRHEDIGRGQIGIPAFRDIVNEPRLDNIPLILETPGRPGFGDQEQIELLYSLCKD, from the exons ATGGGTCCGAAAAAGAAAggagcgaggaagaggaagcaagagGAAGAGAATATAGGCTCAGAAGTGGAGGACGAGATGGCAGGAGAGGAACCCAAGGAaaaggggaggaagagaaaagacaagaaaagaggaaaaaacaaatatattggTGCACATGTTTCCATATCAG GTGGGATATGGAAGGCGGTAGGGGACTGTTTAGCCCTGGGGGGGCGCAGTTTTGCCCTTTTCCTGGGGTCGCAGCGCTCCTGGCAGAGACCGCCGCTCAACGCCACAGCAGCTGAGAAATTTCGGAAGGCCTGCGTGGTAAACGGGTTTGATCCCGTGCACATACTACCGCACGGATCCTACCTGATGAACTGCGGCTCTCCCAAGCAAG ACGTGTTTGAGAAGAGCCAGGCCCTGCTGGTGGAGGAGCTGAGCCGCTGCAGCGCTCtgggcctctctctcttcaacCTGCACCCGGGCGCGTCCCTGGGCACCATCACCACCGAGCAGTGCCAGGAGAAGATCGCCCAGGCCCTCAACCACGCCCACCAGCAGACCCCAGCCGTCGTCACGG TGCTGGAGAACATGTGTGGCCAGGGCAGCACGGTGGGGGGGCAGTTCAGCGAGCTGCGGGGCATCATCGACAGGGTGCGGGATCAGAGCCGGGTGGGGGTGTGTCTGGACACCTGCCACGCCTTCGCGGCAG GGTATGACCTGTCTGCGGAAGGAGGGGTGAAGTCCATGCTGGATGAGTTTGACCAGGTGGTGGGACTGTCCTATCTGCGGGGTGTCCACCTCAACGACTCCAAAG GAAAGCTCGGCTGCCACCTGGACCGGCACGAGGACATCGGACGCGGCCAGATCGGAATTCCGGCCTTCCGTGACATAGTGAACGAGCCCCGTTTGGACAACATCCCCCTGATTCTGGAGACGCCCGGACG CCCAGGGTTCGGGGACCAGGAACAGATTGAGCTGTTATACTCCCTCTGTAAGGACTAA